The DNA segment AGCTAAATTTAACCCCCGTCGCTGTATCATTAAAATAAATTTGCAAAGGAGCGGGCGTGGCGAGATTGATATTTATCCTGTTTATGCTTGGTTTTCTCACGTGGCTTTATATGGGCGGGACGACCAAAACGGTGGCCGATTACAAAGGTATGAGCCGCGAGGAGCTTGAGGCCTTGTGCCTTGAGAAAAAGGACAAAAAGGCCTGCCAAAAAATAGCGATCGACTTCGTAAACGGCGCGAAAGCAAACGGCGGCAAACCGCAGTTTTAGGGCTTTTGCGGTCTTATCTGTGAGTTGCACGCTAAATCGCTTCATTAATTTAATCCGCGCATTACCCAAACGCATAGTTTTTAGCCAAATTCGGGATTAAATTTTTAGAAATTTCGGCGAGCGAATTTGACGGCATAAGCGCTAAAAAATAAAAACCAGTCAAATTCGGACTCAAATTTTAAAAGCCGCGGCAAGCAAAATTCGCATTTGCGCGAGAGCTTAAATTCGGTAGTGTCAAAGCTATAAACTACTCGTCAAATTTGTTATTTTGCCCTTTTTTGGCTTTAAATTCGAGCCTAAATTTTGCAAACGAGCCTAAATTTTGCAAACGAGGCAAAATTGCGAATTTAGCCGAGTTTGCCTTATTTTGCATTTTTGCGGCACGGGTCTTGGCGCGTCAAATTCGGCTTTTAAATTTGTTCGCTGAATTTTTGCCGGCACCAAATCAAATTTAGATAAATTTCGCGAATTTTAAGCCAAAGGTCGCATAAAATAAGCAATATTTGTATTACAAGTTTAGCGCGGAGCTTAAATTTGCGCACAAATTTAAGCCGCAGACAGGGTGCGCACGAGGCTAAAAGCGCGAAAACGCGGCAAAATAGCCTCCGCGTCGCTCGCTCGCGTCAAAGGTAGTAAAAATGCGCTTTCAGTTTAAAATTCCCGATTTTTTGTTATAATCGCCACATTTCATTCTAATTTTTAAGGATTTTTAATTGCACCCCAGTAGCGCCGACTCGATTTTTATGATCGCTCTCGCGGTTTTCTTCGTATTTTTAAACGCTTTTTTCGTATTATCAGAATTTTCCATCGTCAAAGTCCGCAAGAGTCGTCTAGAGGAGCTTGCTAAGGACAAAGTGCCAAACGCAAAAACCGCGCTTGATATGTCAAACAACCTCGATACCTACCTCTCCGCCACGCAGCTGGGCATCACGCTAAGCTCATTGGCTCTTGGCTGGATCGGCGAGCCGGCGGTCGCTAGACTGATCGAGGAGCCGCTAAAAACATACTTTAATCTAAACGAAATTTTAGTCCACACCGTCGCGTTTGCGATCGCGTTTACGCTGATCACGCTCATGCACGTGGTGCTAGGCGAGCTGGTGCCAAAGTCCGTCGCCATCGCAAAATCGGAAAAAGCAGTCCTTGCCATCGCGCGTCCGTTACATGTATTTTGGGTGGTTTTCTCGCCGCTTATCAAGACTTTTGATTTTCTAGCCGGCGTTTCGCTTAAAATTTTGGGCATCAAGCCCGTCAAAGAGAGCGAACTGGCCCACTCCGAAGAAGAGATAAAAATCATCGTGGGCGAGAGCCTAAAAGGCGGCGTTCTCGATAGCTTTGAGACCGAGATCATCAAAAATGCGGTTGATTTCTCCGACACGGTCGCCAAAGAGATAATGACGCCGCGCCGCGATATGGTCTGCATAAACAAGCAAAAAAGCTACGAAGAAAACATCAAAGTGATCTTTGACTCCAAATACACGCGCTATCCCTACATCGACGGCAGCAAGGACGCAATCCTAGGCATGATCCATATCAGAGATATCTTGCAAATCGATCTGGGCAATAAAAAGCGCGAATTTGACAGTATCGTGCGTAAATTCGTCATCGTGCCCGAAAACCTCTCGATATCTAAAATCCTCGTGATGATGAACAAACAGCAAATCTCCGCCGCTCTCGTCGTGGACGAATACGGCGGCACGGCGGGCCTGCTCACGATGGAAGATATAGTAGAAGAGATCCTGGGCGACTTTAACGACGAGCACGACGATGCGTGCCCGCACTACAAAAAGATCAACGAAAATATCTACGAGTTTCAGGGGCGCTTTGACCTGGAAAGCGTAGAGGAGCTGATGGGGATAAGCTTTGACGATGAGACCGAGGAGCTAACGATCGGCGGATACGTCTTTAATCTCATCGGTCGCTTGCCGGTCGTAGGCGACAAGATTGAGGACGAAAACTGCTACTACGAGGTGCGCAAGATGGATGGTGCTAGCATCTCTAGTGTCAAAGTGCGCAGAAAAATCGAAGAAAAAGAGGACGAGGACTGAGTAAATTTACGCCTTGCCTTTGCGGGCGGGGCGTAAATTTGGAGATAAGCGGGACGTTAAAGTTTTCAAGAGCTTGTTTGACTTGTGAAAATTTGGAGGCGAGGTTATCTTGTGAGTTTTAGGGCCGGTTTTTCTCACCTAAATTTAGAGACTTTTATGCCGGCACAAAATTTAAGAGCGAGCCTGGGTCGGCGAGCTTTTTTAAAATTCGGCGCGCCTTTCGGATTTAAAACTCGCTAAATTTAGCTTTTTATTTTTTAAGCTTTTTTAAATTTGGCTCATTTTTATCAAATTTTGCTTTTAAATTTAATGACGGTTTAAAATTTATCTTTTTCTATTTGAATTTACTCGCCTGTTTCAAATTTCAAATTTGACGGCCGCTAATTTTACTCTTTTTTAAATTTAAGCCTCTAAAAATCACGTGAATATTTCAAATTTTTGCTTTTTTAAATTTGATGTCGGCCGAATTTAACTCATTTTCTCAAATTCCCGCCCGCTAAATTTATCTTTTTTACAAAATTTACTTTGCCGCAAACCGAATTTTTCTTAAAATCCGCAAATTTGATCATTTTGAAATTTATAAAACGAATTTAACGCGGGAGGACGGATGAGGGTAGTTTAAGCCAATCAGTCTCCAAAACCGTCAGCGAGCTTTGCAAAGAGCCTGTTACGTCGTAACGCCCGATATGGGGGGGCGGTCTTTAAAAAGGCTGAAGAAATGAAAGCTCGCCGGTAAGCAAAGACATCCTAGATAAGGCGCTTTAAAACGCCGATCTCGCCCAAAAGCGCATCGCGCCGATCCGCCGGGATACGGGTATGGCGGTCGTGTTTGTGGGTATCGGACAGGACGTGCATATCGAGGGCGGATTTTTAGAAGACGCGATAAACGAGAGCGTAAAAGACGGCTACGTGGGCGGTTGCCTGTGCAAATCCGCCGTAAACGATCCGATCTTTGAGCGCAAAAATATGGCGAACAACGCCCCGCCGTCATAAACGCAAGGATAACAAGGGGCGATAAATCCGCGTAAAAGTTGCTTTAAAGGGCTTTGGCAGCGAGAACAAATCGGCTTAAAACGCTCTCGCTCGCCGACGGTCAAATCCGGATCGTAAAAGCCCAATCTTGTAGATAAACGCGTAGATCGCCGAAGCCAAGCCGGTAAGGCGCTCTTTGTCTCGCCTTTTGGCGGCGCCGCAACCGCTAAAAGGCACAAATGAGCTGCTAAATAGCGACGAGGTTTTGTATGACGTTAAAAGACGGTATCGTTTCGCGACAGATGCGGACGCAAGGAGCCTATCTAGACAAAGTCGGCAATGAGCTCGCGGGCGGAAATTTACGGCGGAACGGTCGAATTTTGTTCGAATTTGCGATGTTTTTACGAGCCAAAGGCTCAAATTCGGCAAATTTCGGCACGGAAAAAGTTAAATTTAAATACGTTTTAATAATACCCCAAACACATCGTCTCGGTTAGCTTTATGCGCTTTTCAAGCGGCGCAGGCGAGAAAAAGGAGCACTTTTCGATGTAAATTCGGTAGCGGTAGTCAAGCCCGAAATCATCATAAAATTTCTTCAAATTTATAAATTTTATACCGCAAATCTCGTGAAGCTCAAAAAGCGGGTAGAGTTTGGAGCCGTTTTTGGCGACGAGGTGCGAGGGTGCTAGCGTCGTAAAGGAGCAAAAGGCCGACGTGAGCGTAAGTCCGCTAAGGTCGCTGCAAAGCTCGGCCGCCTCTTGAAAGCGCGCGGGAATACTTTTTTTGTGCAGAAAAACCGTGCGAGAATTTTCGTATTTTGCCGATATCGCGCCGCTCCAAAACAGATAGGCATTGCCTGAAATATCGGCGTTTCGCGCAAATTCGCAGCCTAGAACGTAGCCGTCTAAAAACTCGTTTGGCGCAAGAGTGAGTTTCATCAAATTTGCCTTTTTTGCGGTGAATTATAGCTAAATTTGCAAATTCGGCGCTAAACTGCTAATATGCGCGAAATTTTTACAAAGGACGAAAAATGAAAAAGATTATCTCCGCAAACGACGCTCCGCAGGCGATCGGACCGTATTCGCAAGCAACTCAAGCAAATGGATTTTTGTTTATTTCAGGCCAGCTTGGCGTTACTCCGCAAGGTGAATTTGCGGGCACGGACGTCGGTTCGCAGGCCAAGCGTTCGCTGCAAAATTTAGAAGCTATCTTGACCGAAGCCGGCCTTGGCTTTGAAAGCGTAGTTAAAACGACGATTTTTCTGGCCGATATGGCCGATTTTGCTGCGGTTAATAAAATCTACGCCGACTACTTTAAGCAGCCGTATCCGGCGCGTAGCACCGTCGCGGTAAAAACCCTGCCAAAAGGCGGCCTAGTCGAGATCGAAGCGATCGCGGCGATGAAACGGTAGCTTTGTAGTATAAAAATTTTTAAATTTAGCCGATAGCTGTTATCGGAAAACAAAAGGATTTGCGATAGCCGCCCCTTTTTTTAACGCTTGCGATCCTAGAAGCCGACGCGCAATCTTTAGCTAAAATTTCCGGATTTGAAGCGTATCTGCGGAGACAACGAATATGAAAATAGCGTAAAAACCGTGCTAAATTTAATAAATCAAATGCAGGCGTGGTAACTTTCGGCGTGATGAATTAAAGAAAATAGACGATATTGAGGAATTTGACGTTGCGCTAGGTTTTGGTTAGAAATACGAGGCGATAAATAAAATTTGACCTCGCAATTTAAACTCATCGCTCAAGCGCTCTGTGCCGCTTTTGGGCTCTATGGATGAGACCGGGTATTGCGGCATCGACGCATTTAATGAAAAAACAGCGCATCAACGGTCCCGTAGAGGCTACAAAATCTGTGATATCAAAAACGGTGATAAGCCTGACGGCGACTAGTCTCTTTGCCGGCACGGACAAAAACCGACAAACGCGCCAATGCAGACCAAGGAGTCTAAAACAAAATGCCGGTAAATAGAATCGACAATACAAAATTTATCCATGCAAAAGATGTCGGCGAGAGCGGTATATTTACGCTGGATATGGATGATTTTATAGATGGACGGTGCGTGAAAAAGTCGTTTTTCAAGGCAAATTTATAGAAAAATAAACGTAGAGTATAAATTTATAAATTTTGATCTTTTTCTAAGCTCCTCTTAAGCATCCTATCTGTATAATTCCAGCTCACGAATTAAGAAACCACCTTTAACTTTCACGTTAATAAAGCCTTTTCTTTTAATATCGTAAGTTTTAATTTTGAGCTAAATAAAGTATTCTCCGTTTTTTGGGAATTTGAGTTTTAGCTTTTTAAATTACGTTTTTTAAATTCACACTGTTAAACTAATTAGTCAATCTTTGAAATCTAAACAAGTGATCGATTGAGCCATCTACTTAATAGGCTTTCCTTGGAAAGTAATTAATGTAGAAAAACTAAAAACAATCATCTTTTATTTAGCTTGCTAATTTAAAAGATAGTAGATTGTAAATTATAAAATTAAAGTTTTTTGATTAAAACTTCATATGTCAATCACCTAAATTTAAAAAGATAAGTATAATAGCTTTCTTTACGGCGCTTCCGAAAGAAGCGGTGTGCTTTAGGGGTTATGCGACACTAATTTAGATTGCGTCAGCAATCTTAGTCTTTAGTGTTGCTTCTTAGCAAAGCTTTGCTTTGCGCTAAAGAAGATTAATATGGAGAGTTTGATCCTGGCTCAGAGTGAACGCTGGCGGCGTGCCTAATACATGCAAGTCGAACGGAGATTAAGTAGCTTGCTATTTAATCTTAGTGGCGCACGGGTGAGTAATATATAGCTAATCTGCCCTACACTAGAGGACAACAGTTGGAAACGACTGCTAATACTCTATACTCCTTCTTTACATAAGTTAAGTCGGGAAAGTTTTTCGGTGTAGGATGAGGCTATATCGTATCAGCTAGTTGGTAGGGTAACGGCCTACCAAGGCTATGACGCGTAACTGGTCTGAGAGGATGATCAGTCACACTGGAACTGAGACACGGTCCAGACTCCTACGGGAGGCAGCAGTAGGGAATATTGCTCAATGGGGGAAACCCTGAAGCAGCAACGCCGCGTGGAGGATGACACTTTTCGGAGCGTAAACTCCTTTTCTTGGGAAAGAATTATGACGGTACCCAAGGAATAAGCACCGGCTAACTCCGTGCCAGCAGCCGCGGTAATACGGAGGGTGCAAGCGTTACTCGGAATCACTGGGCGTAAAGGACGCGTAGGCGGATTATCAAGTCTCTTGTGAAATCTAACGGCTTAACCGTTAAACTGCTTGGGAAACTGATAATCTAGAGTAAGGGAGAGGCAGATGGAATTCTTGGTGTAGGGGTAAAATCCGTAGAGATCAAGAAGAATACCCATTGCGAAAGCGATCTGCTGGAACTTAACTGACGCTAATGCGTGAAAGCGTGGGGAGCAAACAGGATTAGATACCCTGGTAGTCCACGCCCTAAACGATGTATACTAGTTGTTGCTTCGCTAGTCGAGGCAGTAATGCACCTAACGGATTAAGTATACCGCCTGGGGAGTACGGTCGCAAGATTAAAACTCAAAGGAATAGACGGGGACCCGCACAAGCGGTGGAGCATGTGGTTTAATTCGAAGATACGCGAAGAACCTTACCCGGACTTGATATCTAACAAATCATCCAGAGATGGAAGAGTGTCTGCTTGCAGAAATGTTAAGACAGGTGCTGCACGGCTGTCGTCAGCTCGTGTCGTGAGATGTTGGGTTAAGTCCCGCAACGAGCGCAACCCACGTCATTAGTTGCTAACGGTTCGGCCGAGCACTCTAATGAGACTGCCTTCGTAAGGAGGAGGAAGGTGTGGACGACGTCAAGTCATCATGGCCCTTATGTCCGGGGCGACACACGTGCTACAATGGCGTATACAATAAGACGCAATATCGCGAGATGGAGCAAATCTATAAAATACGTCCCAGTTCGGATTGGAGTCTGCAACTCGACTCCATGAAGCCGGAATCGCTAGTAATCGTAGATCAGCCATGCTACGGTGAATACGTTCCCGGGTCTTGTACTCACCGCCCGTCACACCATGGGAGTTGATTTCACTCGAAGCCCAAATACCAAACCGGTTATGGTCCACAGTGGAATCAGCGACTGGGGTGAAGTCGTAACAAGGTAACCGTAGGAGAACCTGCGGTTGGATCACCTCCTTTCTAGAGTACAACGAATATTCTCTCACAAGATATTCGTCAAAGGAAAATTTGGATATACAATACCAGATGCTAAATAAGATTGCGAAGCAATCGTTTTAGCTGTAACTTAGTATTGCTTCTTAGTAGCGACTTGTCGCTACGTTAAAGAAGATTAAAAGTATATCTACTCAATCGATCCTTGTTTAGTTTTGAAAGATTGACGATAAAACTTATAAATTTTATCTTTGATTTTTTAGGTTATTGGATTTTAGATTATCTTTACGATTATCTAAATTTGATAAAAATAAAGAGATAAAGTATTGTAGGCTGTTTTTTAACTATCGATAAGTTAATTTTTAGCCGATGCGAAGTTGTTTTTATTTTTAGACGAGGAAAAGCGACCGAGCGATAAGGAGCGTATATATAATACTATAATACGTGACGCAGTCGCGACCGAGCTTTGACGAAGTATAAAATAAAAAGAACGAGTAGAGGGGCCTATAGCTCAGCTGGTTAGAGTGCACCCCTGATAAGGGTGAGGTCACAAGTTCAAGTCTTGTTAGGCCCACCAGAGTTAATCTTTTATAAGCTTTTTTACTAGGCTTGTCAAGATATGGCGAAGTAGTCTTTATTTTAGACGAGGAAGTTTTTAATGAAGCAAGGGAGTTATCATATGGATAATGACCGAAGCTGAATTAAAAACAGACGAAGTATAAAATAAAAAGAACGAGCCATAATTGGGGAATTAGCTCAGCCAGGAGTCCTGCTTTGCACATTAAAAAGCAAACTGCTTTGCTTTTTAGGATTTTTCGTTGTGAGCTTAAGCGAACCGAAAAATACGCTGTGTGCGATAAATCGGTTTTATCCTGCTAGGCGAGTAATTGGGGAATTAGCTCAGCTGGGAGAGCGCCTGCTTTGCACGCAGGAGGTCAGCGGTTCGATCCCGCTATTCTCCACCATAATTAGTTTAACATAATAGATAAAGTTTAATTAGAGAACTTTTTACTCAAGCTTTCTAATTAGACTTTAGGAAACGACCATTCTTTCTAAATTTACGAAATTGCGTAAGCAATTTTGTGCTTTAGGTGGGTCTTCTGCTTGCAGCTACGAGTGTAGCGAAGTAGAGGGAGCGAAGCTCCTTGTCGCAAGCTTGGCTTTGCCAAGCTGAGAAGTCTAAACGTTATTTAATTTATCATTGTTAAAAGTCACAATCAAGTTTTAATAAATAAAACAATTTTACAGGACTTGTTAAAGATTTAAAGATCTTGCTTATTTGCTTAATGCAGAAGTTTGACGTCACAAGATATCATAGGATTTAAAACTTACCTGGGTATTAGTCAATGCTTTCCGTCTTAAAAGTAAGAGATTTAAATTTCGTAATAGATCTGAATTTGAGACTTCGTTATGAAATCTTAAATTTAATAGTTACCTTTAACAAGGAAGTGATGCGAATTAGAATATATTAATCTAATAACTTCTCTATCCGATTACCGCTTAAGTTTAAATTTTAGAGCAATCTAATATTTAAGCTATACGGCGCTTCCGAAAGAAGCGCTGTGCTTTAGGTGGGTCGAGGGAGCGCTTGCGCTTCCCGTCGGAGCAAGAGCTTTGCTCTTGCGAGAAGTACTAAAAAAGGTAAGCTACTAAGAGTAAGTGGTGGATGCCTTGGCTAGTAGAGGCGATGAAAGACGTGCCAGGCTGCGATAAGTCTCGGGGAGCCGTCAAGGGGCTTTGATCCGGGAATTTCTGAATGGGGCAACCCAGTTAAGCGCGAGCTTAACTACCTAATATGGAGCGAACGAGGGGAATTGAAACATCTTAGTACCCTCAGGAAAAGAAATCAAAAGAGATTACGCCAGTAGCGGCGAGCGAACGCGTAAGAGGGCAAACCGTTAGTTTACTAACGGGGTTGTAGGACTGCGATATAGACTAAACTTAGCTAATAGAATAATCTGGAAAGATTAAGCATAGAGGGTGATACTCCCGTATATGAAAGCTTTGTTTTACTTAGCGGTATCCTGAGTAGGGCGGAACACGTGATATTCTGTCTGAAGCCGGGTCGACCACGATCCAACCCTAAATACTACTACTAGACCGATAGCGCACAAGTACCGTGAGGGAAAGGTGAAAAGAACTGAGGTGATCAGAGTGAAATAGAACCTGAAACCATTTACTTACAATCATTCAGAGCACTATGTGGGTCTGTTTGAATATTAAAGACGGCTTGTCTTTTGAGCGTTTTTAAATGAGTTCGTATTTTTCTCAATCGACAGCCTATATGGCTAGTCTCAATCGAAAAATACTTCACAACATTTAAATCCGTCTCAAAATACCGCGCCTTTAGGGCGGTATCTATCTTGTTTTTATAATTTTTATAAATTATCGAATTAAATTTAAAATTTTAAAAGTAAAGAGAAATAAAACTCCTAAAATTAAAATTTCAAACCGTAGATTAAATTTAATAAATAGATTAAATTTAAAATTTAAAACGAACAAGATAAGACAATCCAAGATTAGTATTGAAACAGATCCACAGTGTGATGGACTGCCTTTTGCATAATGAGCCTGCGAGTTGTGGTGTCTGGCGAGGTTAAGGAAACCCGGAGCCGTAGCGAAAGCGAGTCTTAATAGGGCGTTTAGTCAGATGCTGCAGACCCGAAACGATGTGATCTATCCATGAGCAGGTTGAAGCCGGTGTAAGAGCCGGTGGAGGACCCAACCCGCTGGCGTTGAAAAGCCATGGGATGACTTGTGGATAGGGGTGAAAGGTCAATCAAACATCGTGATAGCTGGTTCTCTCCGAAATATATTTAGGTATAGCGTCATGTAGTAACACTAGGGGGTAGAGCACTGAATGGGCTAGGGCATACACCAATGTACCAAACCCTATCAAACTCCGAATACCTAGTGCGTAATCATGGCAGTCAGGCGGCGAGTGATAAAATCCGTCGTCGAGAGGGGAACAACCCAGACTAACAGCTAAGGTCCCTAAATCTCATTTAAGTGGAAAACGATGTGAAGTTACTTAAACAACCAGGAGGTTGGCTTAGAAGCAGCCATCCTTTAAAGAAAGCGTAATAGCTCACTGGTCTAGTGATTTTGCGCGGAAAATATAACGGGGCTAAAATGAGTACCGAAGCTTTAGATAGTGTCTATGATTATTTATACTAGCTTGTCTCTTTGGCATCTTTAAATGAGTTTGTATTTTTCTCAATCGACAGCCTATATGGCTAGTCTCAATCGAAAAATACTTCACAACATTTAAATCTGCTCAAAGATACTTCGCTTTTTGCATTCAAATTTGAATGCAACGTCTTAATCTAAATTTAGAAATTTCAAATTTCTTAGAATTTTAAAATTTAGCAACAAAAGCAAAAAGACAAGCCTAAGTAAAGTATAAATACTCATAGACACTGTGGTAGGAGAGCGTTGCATTCAGCGTCGAAGGTGTACCGATAAGGAGCGCTGGAGCGAATGCAAGTGAGCATGCAGGCATGAGTAGCGATAATTGGGGTGAGAATCCCCAACGCCGTAAACCCAAGGTTTCCTACGCGATGCTCGTCATCGTAGGGTTAGCCGGGTCCTAAGCAAAGTCCGAAAGGGGTATGCGATGGAAAATTGGTTAATATTCCAATGCCAACTATAATGTGCGATGGAAGGACGCTTAGAGTTAGAGGAGCCAGCGGATGGTAGTGCTGGTCGAAAGGTGTAGGTTAAGATCCAGGCAAATCCGGATCTTTTTAAGCCCAGACCCCACAGGCACACAAAGTTCTTCGGAACAGCGTGTGAATCCTTGATACTGTCGAGCCAAGAAAAGTTTCTAAGTTTAGTTATAGTTGCCCGTACCGTAAACCGACACAGGTGGGTGGGATGAGTATTCTAAGGCGCGTGGAAGAACTCTCTTCAAGGAACTCTGCAAAATAGCACCGTATCTTCGGTATAAGGTGTGCCTAGCTTCGTTAAGAATTTACTTCGTAAGCGAAGAAGGTTACAACAAAGAGTCCCTCCCGACTGTTTACCAAAAACACAGCACTCTGCTAACTCGTAAGAGGATGTATAGGGTGTGACGCCTGCCCGGTGCTCGAAGGTTAATTGATGACGTTAGCTCTGCGAAGCGTTTGATCGAAGCCCGAGTAAACGGCGGCCGTAACTATAACGGTCCTAAGGTAGCGAAATTCCTTGTCGATTAAATATCGACCTGCATGAATGGCGTAACGAGATGGGAGCTGTCTCGAAGAGGGATCCAGTGAAATTGTAGTGGAGGTGAAAATTCCTCCTACCCGCGGCAAGACGGAAAGACCCCGTGGACCTTTACTACAGCTTGACACTGCTACTTGGATAAAGATGCGCAGGATAGGTGGGAGGCTTTGATTCGTAGATCTCGGTTTACGATGAGCCATTGTTGAGATACCACCCTTCTTTATTCGGGTAGCTAACTAGCCTAAGTTATCCTTAGGTAGGACAATGTCTGGTGGGTAGTTTGACTGGGGCGGTCGCCTCCCAAAATGTAACGGAGGCTTACAAAGGTTGGCTCAAAGCGGTTGGAAATCGCTTGTAGAGTATAAAGGCAAAAGCCAGCTTAACTGCGAGACATACACGTCGAGCAGAGACGAAAGTCGGTCTTAGTGATCCGGTGGTTCTGTGTGGAAGGGCCATCGCTCAAAGGATAAAAGGTACCCCGGGGATAACAGGCTGATCTCCCCCAAGAGCTCACATCGACGGGGAGGTTTGGCACCTCGATGTCGGCTCATCGCATCCTGGGGCTGGAGCAGGTCCCAAGGGTATGGCTGTTCGCCATTTAAAGCGGTACGCGAGCTGGGTTCAGAACGTCGTGAGACAGTTCGGTCCC comes from the Campylobacter rectus genome and includes:
- a CDS encoding RidA family protein — protein: MKKIISANDAPQAIGPYSQATQANGFLFISGQLGVTPQGEFAGTDVGSQAKRSLQNLEAILTEAGLGFESVVKTTIFLADMADFAAVNKIYADYFKQPYPARSTVAVKTLPKGGLVEIEAIAAMKR
- a CDS encoding cysteine permease codes for the protein MMKLTLAPNEFLDGYVLGCEFARNADISGNAYLFWSGAISAKYENSRTVFLHKKSIPARFQEAAELCSDLSGLTLTSAFCSFTTLAPSHLVAKNGSKLYPLFELHEICGIKFINLKKFYDDFGLDYRYRIYIEKCSFFSPAPLEKRIKLTETMCLGYY
- a CDS encoding fumarate hydratase, whose product is MAVVFVGIGQDVHIEGGFLEDAINESVKDGYVGGCLCKSAVNDPIFERKNMANNAPPS
- a CDS encoding hemolysin family protein — translated: MHPSSADSIFMIALAVFFVFLNAFFVLSEFSIVKVRKSRLEELAKDKVPNAKTALDMSNNLDTYLSATQLGITLSSLALGWIGEPAVARLIEEPLKTYFNLNEILVHTVAFAIAFTLITLMHVVLGELVPKSVAIAKSEKAVLAIARPLHVFWVVFSPLIKTFDFLAGVSLKILGIKPVKESELAHSEEEIKIIVGESLKGGVLDSFETEIIKNAVDFSDTVAKEIMTPRRDMVCINKQKSYEENIKVIFDSKYTRYPYIDGSKDAILGMIHIRDILQIDLGNKKREFDSIVRKFVIVPENLSISKILVMMNKQQISAALVVDEYGGTAGLLTMEDIVEEILGDFNDEHDDACPHYKKINENIYEFQGRFDLESVEELMGISFDDETEELTIGGYVFNLIGRLPVVGDKIEDENCYYEVRKMDGASISSVKVRRKIEEKEDED